The Ciceribacter thiooxidans genome window below encodes:
- a CDS encoding F0F1 ATP synthase subunit delta yields MHIDWWTLGLQAINVLILVWLLQRFLLKPVTAIIEARRAEAASVMSLAEQARADAETERQKAAEEVQRIAQSRGEALKAAAADAEAAKAKLLAQARDDAETLRHTAATEIDRKRLEAAAADAERAKALAVEIARKLFTRLPDEAKVSGFIDGLVDAIVALPEESRSDIGKGTPLTLKTARPLTTGEDETLHARLSSALGRPVDLTVICDTDLIAGLEIDTPHALVRNSFRGDLDRIARELAHE; encoded by the coding sequence ATGCACATCGACTGGTGGACACTTGGGCTGCAAGCCATAAACGTCCTGATCCTCGTCTGGCTCCTGCAGCGCTTCCTGCTGAAGCCCGTCACCGCGATCATCGAGGCGAGGCGCGCCGAGGCCGCAAGCGTGATGAGCCTGGCAGAACAGGCGCGCGCCGACGCCGAGACGGAGCGGCAGAAGGCTGCCGAGGAGGTGCAACGGATCGCCCAGAGCCGGGGAGAAGCTCTGAAAGCTGCGGCCGCCGACGCCGAGGCGGCGAAGGCGAAGCTCCTTGCGCAGGCGCGTGACGATGCCGAGACGCTGAGACACACCGCCGCCACCGAAATCGACCGGAAGCGCCTAGAGGCCGCGGCTGCCGATGCCGAGCGCGCAAAGGCGCTCGCCGTCGAGATCGCCCGCAAGCTCTTCACCCGCCTCCCGGACGAGGCAAAGGTCTCCGGCTTCATCGACGGCCTCGTCGACGCCATCGTCGCCCTGCCCGAAGAGAGTCGATCCGACATCGGCAAGGGCACGCCGCTGACCCTCAAGACCGCACGACCCCTGACCACCGGCGAAGACGAGACCCTGCACGCCAGGCTCTCGAGCGCACTCGGCCGTCCGGTAGACCTCACCGTCATTTGCGACACCGATCTCATCGCCGGTCTGGAGATCGACACGCCGCATGCCCTAGTGCGCAACAGTTTTCGCGGCGATCTCGACCGCATAGCCCGGGAGCTGGCGCACGAATGA
- a CDS encoding F0F1 ATP synthase subunit C: MNVIGIVSIIAAALAVSFGAIGPALAEGRAVAAAMDAIARQPEAAGTLSRTLFVGLAMIETMAIYCLVIALLVLFANPYAA, from the coding sequence ATGAACGTCATCGGAATCGTCAGCATCATCGCCGCAGCACTCGCCGTTTCCTTCGGCGCGATCGGCCCGGCACTTGCGGAGGGGCGTGCCGTGGCTGCCGCCATGGACGCCATCGCCCGCCAGCCGGAGGCGGCCGGGACCCTTTCCCGCACCCTGTTCGTTGGCCTGGCGATGATCGAGACCATGGCGATCTACTGCCTCGTCATCGCGCTGCTCGTGCTGTTCGCCAATCCCTACGCCGCCTGA
- a CDS encoding F0F1 ATP synthase subunit A — MKSPLVLEPLFFVGPVPLTQPVVVTWAIMAALGLLFFFATRRLSVKPSRMQAALEILVEAIDGQIRDTMQVDPRPYRPLIGTLFLYVLVANWSSLVPGIEPPTAHIETDAALALIVLAATIGYGIGARGIVGYLKTFAEPSWVMIPLNVVEQITRTFSLIVRLFGNIMSGVFVIGIVLSLAGLIVPIPLMALDLLTGAVQAYIFAVLTTVFIGAAVGERRPPSSSLKEEKSL, encoded by the coding sequence ATGAAGTCGCCACTCGTTCTCGAACCGCTGTTCTTCGTCGGGCCGGTGCCCCTGACCCAGCCGGTCGTCGTTACCTGGGCGATCATGGCGGCACTCGGCCTGCTGTTCTTCTTCGCCACGCGCAGGCTTTCCGTAAAGCCGTCACGGATGCAGGCGGCGCTCGAAATCCTGGTTGAGGCGATCGATGGCCAGATTCGAGATACGATGCAGGTCGATCCCCGCCCCTACCGTCCCCTGATCGGCACCCTGTTCCTCTACGTGCTGGTCGCCAACTGGTCGTCACTGGTTCCGGGCATCGAGCCCCCGACGGCGCATATCGAGACCGATGCCGCACTCGCACTTATCGTTCTCGCAGCGACCATCGGCTACGGGATCGGCGCACGGGGGATCGTTGGCTATCTCAAGACCTTCGCCGAACCGAGCTGGGTGATGATCCCGCTCAATGTCGTCGAGCAGATCACCCGGACGTTCTCGCTGATCGTGCGCCTCTTCGGCAACATCATGAGCGGCGTTTTCGTCATCGGCATCGTGCTGTCGCTCGCGGGCCTCATCGTGCCGATCCCGCTGATGGCACTCGATCTGCTGACCGGCGCGGTACAAGCCTACATCTTCGCGGTTCTCACAACCGTCTTCATCGGCGCCGCCGTCGGGGAGCGCCGGCCCCCATCCTCATCCCTGAAGGAGGAAAAAAGCCTATGA
- a CDS encoding ATP synthase subunit I has translation MIDMFLSALDGTFLLKAALGLTLGGLLGLAHFGLLGWNTRFFASGDVARAFLLQAARFAVLAVALFGISRLGATALLSAAAGVVIGRGVILRRVRSMS, from the coding sequence ATGATCGACATGTTTCTCTCCGCTCTCGACGGTACGTTTCTTCTCAAGGCGGCATTGGGTCTGACGCTCGGCGGCCTCCTCGGCCTCGCCCATTTCGGCCTCCTCGGCTGGAATACGCGCTTCTTCGCTTCCGGGGACGTCGCACGCGCCTTCTTGCTCCAGGCAGCGCGTTTCGCCGTCCTGGCGGTGGCACTCTTCGGCATTTCTCGCCTCGGAGCCACCGCACTCCTGAGTGCTGCGGCCGGCGTCGTGATCGGCCGGGGCGTGATCCTCAGGCGAGTGAGGAGCATGTCATGA
- a CDS encoding AtpZ/AtpI family protein, which translates to MTSPHEPRDERLADAARRAAQRQQLGAEDPEPSLGTRLGQIGILGWSIVVPTLLALILGRWLDRTFSTGVFFSAPLIMIGAALGFRSAWKWMHRQ; encoded by the coding sequence TCGCCGCACGAACCTCGCGACGAACGGCTCGCCGACGCTGCCCGTCGGGCCGCCCAGCGGCAGCAGCTGGGGGCCGAGGATCCGGAACCGTCGCTCGGGACGCGGCTCGGCCAGATCGGGATCCTCGGCTGGAGCATCGTCGTGCCGACCCTGCTTGCACTCATTCTCGGTCGCTGGCTCGACCGAACCTTTTCGACGGGCGTCTTCTTCTCCGCACCGCTGATCATGATCGGGGCGGCGCTCGGTTTCCGCTCCGCCTGGAAATGGATGCATCGCCAATGA